Proteins encoded within one genomic window of Triticum aestivum cultivar Chinese Spring chromosome 2D, IWGSC CS RefSeq v2.1, whole genome shotgun sequence:
- the LOC123054641 gene encoding starch synthase 3, chloroplastic/amyloplastic isoform X2, whose amino-acid sequence MRTKSIVKCSRFTRRRLVRCMVASSDYPKRNPRRSSAPKPKGTASRGYAPRPSAESWTSTKKTEHSSADEDGDLGTSNGTLSSETTEQTSIAEEEYEVEFSGNVSSSMELKGVNEVETEEEADQKQPPALASTSMDVESTSIADESSEVDFSGNVSSSVELKGVNEVETEEEADQKQPPALASTSMDVDSVNEATEQTSTADESSEVDFSGNVSSSVVLEVVDESETEEEADQKQSSALASTSMDVESIDRELEEYRVRISALVGFSTQGQDQSIIGVHEQDKLVITSDEQDISAVDVPEESQSVVGVTREDTTEQTTSEQDITEAVVEEIASKNLVARKHSSSEDGVGASKDANEEPLVAGDELRVTEDEEQHEPEMQEQVPMDVDPQALKRRLAELADKNYSIGNKCFVFPELVEADSVIDLYLNRSMSALASEPDILIKGAFNGWRWNHFTEKLHRSELIGDWWCCKLYIPKQAYRLDFVFFNGDTVYENNSYNDFVLHIESDIDEYSFEDFLLEEKQRELERLAAEEAERERQVEEERRKEEERAAMEADRAQSKAEVEMMRNKLQHVLGLASRYADNLWYIEPSTYKGGDRVRLYYNRSSRPLNNKNEIWLHGGYNNWTDGPSIVERLVKSEEKDGDWWYANVTLPESALVLDWVFADGSPGNASKYDNNGKRDFHAAVSKSISDDLFWVEEERRIFERLQRERKEKEDAGRRKAEITARMKAEMKEKTMREFLLSQKHIVYTEPLEVRAGTTVDVLYNPSNTVLNGSPEVWFRCSFNRWTHPSGPLPPQKMVNEVNGSHLQATVRVPLDAYMMDFVFSESEEGGIYDNRDGMDYHIPVSDSTAKEPPMHIVHIAVEMAPIAKVGGLGDVVTSLSRAIQDLGHKVEVIFPKYDCLNLSNVKDLHCRQSFTWGGTEIKVWFGKVEGISVYFLEPQNGMFWVGCVYGKNDESRFGFFCHSALEFLLQSGSSPDIIHCHDWSSAPVAWLYKQQYVHNGLPNGRVVFTIHNLEFGVHHIGKAMAHCDKATTVSYTYSKEVSGHGSIAPHYFKFHGIRNGIDSDIWDPYNDNFIPVHYTSENVVEGKSSAKRALQEKLGLHQTDSPLVGIISRLTAQKGIHLIKHAIYRTLERNGQVVLLGSAPDHRIQGDFSNLAAKLHGEFDGRVKLCLTYDEPLSHLIYAGADFILVPSIFEPCGLTQLTAMRYGSIPIVRKTGGLYDTVFDVDDDKDRAREQGLEPNGFSFEGADSNGVDYALDRAITTWYDARDWFHSLCKRVMEQDWSWNRPALDYMELYHSTRKN is encoded by the exons ATGAGAACAAAG TCTATCGTCAAGTGCAGCAGATTTACAAGAAGGAGGCTCGTTCGATGCATGGTGGCAAGCTCAG ATTATCCCAAGAGGAATCCGAGGAGATCATCAGCTCCTAAGCCCAAGGGTACTGCCTCCAGAGGATATGCTCCAAGGCCTTCTGCCGAATCTTGGACCTCCACGAAGAAGACTGAACATAGCAGCGCTGATGAAGACGGTGATCTTGGCACAAGCAATGGGACGCTCAGTAGTGAGACAACAGAGCAGACAAGTATCGCAGAAGAAGAATATGAGGTGGAATTCTCAGGAAATGTTTCTAGCAGCATGGAGCTGAAGGGTGTGAACGAGGTCGAGACTGAAGAAGAGGCCGACCAAAAACAGCCTCCTGCATTGGCTTCCACATCCATGGATGTTGAGTCGACAAGTATTGCAGACGAATCATCTGAGGTGGACTTCTCAGGAAATGTTTCTAGCAGCGTCGAGCTAAAGGGTGTGAACGAGGTCGAGACTGAAGAAGAGGCCGACCAGAAGCAGCCTCCTGCATTGGCTTCCACATCCATGGATGTTGACTCAGTTAATGAAGCAACAGAGCAGACAAGTACCGCAGATGAATCATCTGAGGTGGACTTCTCAGGAAATGTTTCTAGCAGCGTGGTGCTGGAGGTAGTGGATGAGTCTGAGACTGAAGAAGAGGCTGACCAGAAGCAGTCATCAGCATTGGCTTCCACCTCCATGGATGTTGAGTCAATTGACAGAGAACTTGAGGAGTACCGTGTCAGAATAAGTGCACTGGTGGGTTTTAGCACCCAAGGACAGGACCAATCAATTATTGGTGTTCATGAACAAGACAAATTGGTAATTACTTCCGATGAGCAAGACATATCAGCTGTTGATGTTCCTGAAGAAAGCCAGTCAGTTGTTGGTGTCACCAGAGAAGATACAACAGAACAAACCACCAGCGAACAGGATATCACTGAAGCGGTAGTGGAGGAGATAGCCAGCAAGAATCTCGTGGCAAGAAAACATTCTTCATCAGAAGATGGCGTCGGGGCAAGTAAAGATGCCAATGAAGAGCCATTGGTTGCTGGTGATGAACTGAGGGTAACAGAGGATGAAGAACAACATGAACCAGAGATGCAAGAACAGGTACCGATGGATGTTGATCCTCAAGCACTAAAGCGAAGGCTTGCAGAGCTTGCAGATAAAAATTATTCGATTGGGAATAAGTGTTTTGTTTTTCCTGAATTAGTGGAAGCTGATTCAGTTATTGATCTTTACTTAAATCGTAGCATGTCGGCCTTAGCAAGTGAGCCTGATATCCTTATCAAAGGGGCATTCAATGGTTGGAGATGGAACCATTTCACTGAAAAATTGCATAGAAGTGAATTAATAGGGGATTGGTGGTGTTGTAAGCTCTACATACCCAAGCAGGCATACAGATTAGACTTTGTGTTCTTTAATGGTGACACcgtctatgaaaataacagttatAATGATTTCGTCCTGCATATAGAAAGTGACATCGATGAATACTCATTTGAGGACTTCTTGCTTGAAGAAAAGCAAAGGGAACTTGAAAGGCTTGCTGCAGAAGAAGCTGAAAGGGAAAGACAAGTCGAGGAGGAACGCCGGAAGGAGGAAGAAAGGGCTGCAATGGAGGCTGACAGGGCACAGTCAAAGGCTGAGGTTGAGATGATGAGGAATAAATTGCAGCATGTGTTGGGTTTAGCCAGCAGATATGCCGATAATCTATGGTATATAGAGCCTAGCACATACAAAGGAGGGGATAGGGTCAGATTGTACTATAATCGAAGCTCGAGACCACTAAACAATAAAAATGAAATTTGGTTGCATGGGGGTTACAACAACTGGACTGATGGGCCCTCTATTGTTGAGAGACTAGTCAAATCTGAAGAAAAGGATGGTGATTGGTGGTATGCAAATG TTACTCTACCTGAAAGCGCATTGGTGTTGGACTGGGTTTTTGCTGATGGATCACCTGGGAATGCAAGCAAGTATGATAACAATGGGAAGCGAGATTTTCATGCTGCCGTTTCAAAGAGCATATCTGATGACTTGTTTTGGGTGGAAGAAGAACGTAGGATATTTGAAAGGCTTCAgcgagaaagaaaagaaaaggaggatgCTGGTCGGAGAAAG GCTGAGATAACTGCAAGGATGAAAGCTGAGATGAAGGAGAAGACTATGAGAGAGTTTCTTCTCTCACAGAAACACATTGTGTATACTGAGCCACTTGAAGTACGTGCAGGAACCACAGTTGATGTTCTATACAATCCTTCTAACACAGTGCTGAATGGAAGTCCAGAAGTTTGGTTCAGATGTTCCTTTAATCGTTGGACTCATCCAAGTGGTCCTTTGCCGCCCCAAAAGATGGTGAATGAAGTAAATGGTTCACACTTACAAGCTACAG TTAGGGTTCCTTTGGATGCATATATGATGGACTTTGTTTTCTCTGAGTCGGAAGAAGGTGGGATATATGACAACCGGGATGGGATGGACTATCATATTCCTGTGTCTGATTCCACGGCAAAGGAACCACCTATGCATATTGTGCACATTGCAGTAGAAATGGCTCCTATTGCAAAG GTTGGGGGCCTTGGTGATGTTGTTACTAGTCTTTCACGAGCTATTCAAGATTTAGGCCACAAGGTTGAGGTTATTTTTCCAAAGTATGACTGTTTAAATCTAAGCAAT GTGAAGGATTTACATTGCCGTCAAAGTTTTACTTGGGGTGGCACAGAGATAAAAGTATGGTTTGGAAAGGTTGAAGGCATCTCTGTTTATTTCTTGGAACCGCAGAATGG GATGTTTTGGGTTGGATGTGTCTATGGAAAGAACGATGAAAGTAGATTTGGTTTCTTTTGTCATTCTGCCCTGGAGTTTCTTCTCCAGAGTGGCTCTTCTCCA GATATCATACACTGTCATGATTGGTCAAGTGCTCCAGTTGCTTGGCTGTACAAGCAACAGTATGTTCATAATGGGCTGCCAAATGGTCGGGTTGTATTTACCATCCACAATCTTGAATTTGGGGTACATCACATTGGCAAAGCAATGGCACATTGTGATAAGGCTACAACT GTTTCGTACACATATTCGAAGGAAGTGTCTGGACATGGTTCTATTGCTCCTCATTATTTCAAATTCCATGGCATTCGTAATGGAATTGATTCTGATATTTGGGATCCCTATAATGACAACTTCATTCCG GTCCATTATACTTCTGAGAATGTTGTTGAGGGTAAGAGTTCTGCAAAAAGGGCATTGCAGGAGAAGCTTGGATTACATCAAACTGATTCCCCTCTAGTCGGAATCATCAGTCGGCTTACAGCCCAGAAGGGAATTCACCTTATCAAACATGCAATTTATCGAACTCTTGAACGCAATGGACAG GTGGTTTTACTAGGCTCAGCTCCAGATCATCGCATACAAGGTGACTTTAGCAACTTAGCAGCTAAACTGCATGGTGAATTTGATGGTCGCGTGAAGCTTTGTTTAACTTATGACGAGCCACTATCACATTTA ATATATGCTGGCGCCGACTTCATTCTCGTGCCTTCCATTTTCGAACCTTGTGGTTTAACACAGCTTACTGCTATGCGATATGGATCCATCCCAATTGTTCGGAAAACTGGAG GCCTTTATGATACCGTTTTTGATGTGGACGATGATAAGGATCGGGCCCGTGAACAAGGCCTTGAGCCGAACGGATTCAGCTTCGAAGGAGCTGACAGCAATGGCGTAGATTATGCTCTCGACAG GGCGATCACCACATGGTACGACGCTCGCGACTGGTTTCACTCCCTCTGCAAGCGGGTCATGGAGCAGGATTGGTCCTGGAACCGGCCTGCTCTGGACTACATGGAACTGTACCATTCCACGCGCAAGAACTGA
- the LOC123054641 gene encoding starch synthase 3, chloroplastic/amyloplastic isoform X1 encodes MEMALRAQSPLCSRSRPVLLVRPASAAAVPGLAQSIVKCSRFTRRRLVRCMVASSDYPKRNPRRSSAPKPKGTASRGYAPRPSAESWTSTKKTEHSSADEDGDLGTSNGTLSSETTEQTSIAEEEYEVEFSGNVSSSMELKGVNEVETEEEADQKQPPALASTSMDVESTSIADESSEVDFSGNVSSSVELKGVNEVETEEEADQKQPPALASTSMDVDSVNEATEQTSTADESSEVDFSGNVSSSVVLEVVDESETEEEADQKQSSALASTSMDVESIDRELEEYRVRISALVGFSTQGQDQSIIGVHEQDKLVITSDEQDISAVDVPEESQSVVGVTREDTTEQTTSEQDITEAVVEEIASKNLVARKHSSSEDGVGASKDANEEPLVAGDELRVTEDEEQHEPEMQEQVPMDVDPQALKRRLAELADKNYSIGNKCFVFPELVEADSVIDLYLNRSMSALASEPDILIKGAFNGWRWNHFTEKLHRSELIGDWWCCKLYIPKQAYRLDFVFFNGDTVYENNSYNDFVLHIESDIDEYSFEDFLLEEKQRELERLAAEEAERERQVEEERRKEEERAAMEADRAQSKAEVEMMRNKLQHVLGLASRYADNLWYIEPSTYKGGDRVRLYYNRSSRPLNNKNEIWLHGGYNNWTDGPSIVERLVKSEEKDGDWWYANVTLPESALVLDWVFADGSPGNASKYDNNGKRDFHAAVSKSISDDLFWVEEERRIFERLQRERKEKEDAGRRKAEITARMKAEMKEKTMREFLLSQKHIVYTEPLEVRAGTTVDVLYNPSNTVLNGSPEVWFRCSFNRWTHPSGPLPPQKMVNEVNGSHLQATVRVPLDAYMMDFVFSESEEGGIYDNRDGMDYHIPVSDSTAKEPPMHIVHIAVEMAPIAKVGGLGDVVTSLSRAIQDLGHKVEVIFPKYDCLNLSNVKDLHCRQSFTWGGTEIKVWFGKVEGISVYFLEPQNGMFWVGCVYGKNDESRFGFFCHSALEFLLQSGSSPDIIHCHDWSSAPVAWLYKQQYVHNGLPNGRVVFTIHNLEFGVHHIGKAMAHCDKATTVSYTYSKEVSGHGSIAPHYFKFHGIRNGIDSDIWDPYNDNFIPVHYTSENVVEGKSSAKRALQEKLGLHQTDSPLVGIISRLTAQKGIHLIKHAIYRTLERNGQVVLLGSAPDHRIQGDFSNLAAKLHGEFDGRVKLCLTYDEPLSHLIYAGADFILVPSIFEPCGLTQLTAMRYGSIPIVRKTGGLYDTVFDVDDDKDRAREQGLEPNGFSFEGADSNGVDYALDRAITTWYDARDWFHSLCKRVMEQDWSWNRPALDYMELYHSTRKN; translated from the exons ATGGAGATGGCTCTCCGGGCGCAGAGCCCGCTCTGCTCCCGGAGCCGCCCGGTGCTCCTCGTGCggcccgccagcgccgccgccgtccctggcctcgcgcAG TCTATCGTCAAGTGCAGCAGATTTACAAGAAGGAGGCTCGTTCGATGCATGGTGGCAAGCTCAG ATTATCCCAAGAGGAATCCGAGGAGATCATCAGCTCCTAAGCCCAAGGGTACTGCCTCCAGAGGATATGCTCCAAGGCCTTCTGCCGAATCTTGGACCTCCACGAAGAAGACTGAACATAGCAGCGCTGATGAAGACGGTGATCTTGGCACAAGCAATGGGACGCTCAGTAGTGAGACAACAGAGCAGACAAGTATCGCAGAAGAAGAATATGAGGTGGAATTCTCAGGAAATGTTTCTAGCAGCATGGAGCTGAAGGGTGTGAACGAGGTCGAGACTGAAGAAGAGGCCGACCAAAAACAGCCTCCTGCATTGGCTTCCACATCCATGGATGTTGAGTCGACAAGTATTGCAGACGAATCATCTGAGGTGGACTTCTCAGGAAATGTTTCTAGCAGCGTCGAGCTAAAGGGTGTGAACGAGGTCGAGACTGAAGAAGAGGCCGACCAGAAGCAGCCTCCTGCATTGGCTTCCACATCCATGGATGTTGACTCAGTTAATGAAGCAACAGAGCAGACAAGTACCGCAGATGAATCATCTGAGGTGGACTTCTCAGGAAATGTTTCTAGCAGCGTGGTGCTGGAGGTAGTGGATGAGTCTGAGACTGAAGAAGAGGCTGACCAGAAGCAGTCATCAGCATTGGCTTCCACCTCCATGGATGTTGAGTCAATTGACAGAGAACTTGAGGAGTACCGTGTCAGAATAAGTGCACTGGTGGGTTTTAGCACCCAAGGACAGGACCAATCAATTATTGGTGTTCATGAACAAGACAAATTGGTAATTACTTCCGATGAGCAAGACATATCAGCTGTTGATGTTCCTGAAGAAAGCCAGTCAGTTGTTGGTGTCACCAGAGAAGATACAACAGAACAAACCACCAGCGAACAGGATATCACTGAAGCGGTAGTGGAGGAGATAGCCAGCAAGAATCTCGTGGCAAGAAAACATTCTTCATCAGAAGATGGCGTCGGGGCAAGTAAAGATGCCAATGAAGAGCCATTGGTTGCTGGTGATGAACTGAGGGTAACAGAGGATGAAGAACAACATGAACCAGAGATGCAAGAACAGGTACCGATGGATGTTGATCCTCAAGCACTAAAGCGAAGGCTTGCAGAGCTTGCAGATAAAAATTATTCGATTGGGAATAAGTGTTTTGTTTTTCCTGAATTAGTGGAAGCTGATTCAGTTATTGATCTTTACTTAAATCGTAGCATGTCGGCCTTAGCAAGTGAGCCTGATATCCTTATCAAAGGGGCATTCAATGGTTGGAGATGGAACCATTTCACTGAAAAATTGCATAGAAGTGAATTAATAGGGGATTGGTGGTGTTGTAAGCTCTACATACCCAAGCAGGCATACAGATTAGACTTTGTGTTCTTTAATGGTGACACcgtctatgaaaataacagttatAATGATTTCGTCCTGCATATAGAAAGTGACATCGATGAATACTCATTTGAGGACTTCTTGCTTGAAGAAAAGCAAAGGGAACTTGAAAGGCTTGCTGCAGAAGAAGCTGAAAGGGAAAGACAAGTCGAGGAGGAACGCCGGAAGGAGGAAGAAAGGGCTGCAATGGAGGCTGACAGGGCACAGTCAAAGGCTGAGGTTGAGATGATGAGGAATAAATTGCAGCATGTGTTGGGTTTAGCCAGCAGATATGCCGATAATCTATGGTATATAGAGCCTAGCACATACAAAGGAGGGGATAGGGTCAGATTGTACTATAATCGAAGCTCGAGACCACTAAACAATAAAAATGAAATTTGGTTGCATGGGGGTTACAACAACTGGACTGATGGGCCCTCTATTGTTGAGAGACTAGTCAAATCTGAAGAAAAGGATGGTGATTGGTGGTATGCAAATG TTACTCTACCTGAAAGCGCATTGGTGTTGGACTGGGTTTTTGCTGATGGATCACCTGGGAATGCAAGCAAGTATGATAACAATGGGAAGCGAGATTTTCATGCTGCCGTTTCAAAGAGCATATCTGATGACTTGTTTTGGGTGGAAGAAGAACGTAGGATATTTGAAAGGCTTCAgcgagaaagaaaagaaaaggaggatgCTGGTCGGAGAAAG GCTGAGATAACTGCAAGGATGAAAGCTGAGATGAAGGAGAAGACTATGAGAGAGTTTCTTCTCTCACAGAAACACATTGTGTATACTGAGCCACTTGAAGTACGTGCAGGAACCACAGTTGATGTTCTATACAATCCTTCTAACACAGTGCTGAATGGAAGTCCAGAAGTTTGGTTCAGATGTTCCTTTAATCGTTGGACTCATCCAAGTGGTCCTTTGCCGCCCCAAAAGATGGTGAATGAAGTAAATGGTTCACACTTACAAGCTACAG TTAGGGTTCCTTTGGATGCATATATGATGGACTTTGTTTTCTCTGAGTCGGAAGAAGGTGGGATATATGACAACCGGGATGGGATGGACTATCATATTCCTGTGTCTGATTCCACGGCAAAGGAACCACCTATGCATATTGTGCACATTGCAGTAGAAATGGCTCCTATTGCAAAG GTTGGGGGCCTTGGTGATGTTGTTACTAGTCTTTCACGAGCTATTCAAGATTTAGGCCACAAGGTTGAGGTTATTTTTCCAAAGTATGACTGTTTAAATCTAAGCAAT GTGAAGGATTTACATTGCCGTCAAAGTTTTACTTGGGGTGGCACAGAGATAAAAGTATGGTTTGGAAAGGTTGAAGGCATCTCTGTTTATTTCTTGGAACCGCAGAATGG GATGTTTTGGGTTGGATGTGTCTATGGAAAGAACGATGAAAGTAGATTTGGTTTCTTTTGTCATTCTGCCCTGGAGTTTCTTCTCCAGAGTGGCTCTTCTCCA GATATCATACACTGTCATGATTGGTCAAGTGCTCCAGTTGCTTGGCTGTACAAGCAACAGTATGTTCATAATGGGCTGCCAAATGGTCGGGTTGTATTTACCATCCACAATCTTGAATTTGGGGTACATCACATTGGCAAAGCAATGGCACATTGTGATAAGGCTACAACT GTTTCGTACACATATTCGAAGGAAGTGTCTGGACATGGTTCTATTGCTCCTCATTATTTCAAATTCCATGGCATTCGTAATGGAATTGATTCTGATATTTGGGATCCCTATAATGACAACTTCATTCCG GTCCATTATACTTCTGAGAATGTTGTTGAGGGTAAGAGTTCTGCAAAAAGGGCATTGCAGGAGAAGCTTGGATTACATCAAACTGATTCCCCTCTAGTCGGAATCATCAGTCGGCTTACAGCCCAGAAGGGAATTCACCTTATCAAACATGCAATTTATCGAACTCTTGAACGCAATGGACAG GTGGTTTTACTAGGCTCAGCTCCAGATCATCGCATACAAGGTGACTTTAGCAACTTAGCAGCTAAACTGCATGGTGAATTTGATGGTCGCGTGAAGCTTTGTTTAACTTATGACGAGCCACTATCACATTTA ATATATGCTGGCGCCGACTTCATTCTCGTGCCTTCCATTTTCGAACCTTGTGGTTTAACACAGCTTACTGCTATGCGATATGGATCCATCCCAATTGTTCGGAAAACTGGAG GCCTTTATGATACCGTTTTTGATGTGGACGATGATAAGGATCGGGCCCGTGAACAAGGCCTTGAGCCGAACGGATTCAGCTTCGAAGGAGCTGACAGCAATGGCGTAGATTATGCTCTCGACAG GGCGATCACCACATGGTACGACGCTCGCGACTGGTTTCACTCCCTCTGCAAGCGGGTCATGGAGCAGGATTGGTCCTGGAACCGGCCTGCTCTGGACTACATGGAACTGTACCATTCCACGCGCAAGAACTGA
- the LOC123054642 gene encoding translation initiation factor IF-2, with product MAATRKTRSPSAAAAAGDHLRFLRPGALARLRDARLRRRSKPAYSRPAPASPQPSPSPPPAPAPAAGGDGESGPFVPYFVPGSRLLAPRFPQRKKLTAGKVVALFSPPMPSPDLPFEAVMEFFNAPDMVVAAH from the coding sequence ATGGCAGCCACCCGCAAGACCCGatccccgtccgccgccgccgcggccggcgaCCACCTCCGCTTCCTCCGCCCCGGCGCCCTCGCCCGTCTCCGCGACGCCAGGCTCCGCCGCCGCTCGAAGCCCGCCTACTCCCGCCCGGCCCCGGCCTCGCCGCAGccgtccccctctccccctcccgctcCCGCGCCCGCGGCGGGCGGGGACGGCGAGAGCGGGCCCTTCGTGCCCTACTTCGTGCCCGGGTCGAGGCTCCTCGCCCCGCGGTTCCCGCAGCGGAAGAAGCTCACGGCGGGGAAGGTGGTGGCGCTCTTCTCGCCGCCGATGCCCAGCCCGGACCTGCCATTCGAGGCGGTTATGGAGTTCTTCAACGCGCCGGATATGGTCGTCGCCGCCCACTAG